The following DNA comes from Streptomyces sp. NBC_00690.
GTGGAACCGGGTCATCGGGCTGCGCCGGCGCGTCCTTCCGCTGCTTCGTTCGAGACCCCCGTCCGACGTGGGTTTCGCACCGGAGTGCGAGCCCTCATACCAGAGCGGGACCAATGCTGGGGAACTTTCCCGACTGACCGTCGCGTGTGCGCCAAGCGCGACTACCGTGTGTGGCCAGTGATCAACGGCGGGCTAACACCCGTCGCGTCATAGACCCATTGAAATCCGTCCCAAACAGCCCATGGCACCCATCCCCGTGCAGTACACCCCACCCTCCATGGACCCCCACGTACCGAGGACGCCGATGTCTCCCCAACGCGCACCCACCACACGGTCGGACGGCCGTGAGAGCGGGCGTCACGGTCGGTCGAGCACCCGCTCAGCCCCCGCGCAACGCAGATCGCGACCGCTCCCGCTGCCGCCGGAGTCCCACATCCGACCTCGACTGCTCCGTACCGCGGTACTCCCGGCCCTCGTCGCCGCGCTCAGCGGTGCGACCGCCGTCACCTACACCGTGCACAGCGCCGCACCACGCCCCACCCCCGCCCTGTGGGCCGTACTGACCGGTACCGCCGCACTCGCCATAGCGGCCGTCGCGGTGGCGGCGCTGGGCGCCGACCGGATGGCAGCCTCCGTACTGGGCCGCTGCGCCCATCTGCGTCGGTCCATCGAACGCGGTCAGGAGGACCTGCGCCAGGTCGTGGAGCGGCTGCGCCGCGGGGAACGCCCCCCGGCCGCCAGAGCGCCGCAGCCCAGGACTCTGCGCGGAGACGAGTTCGACCTCGTCACCAGGGATCTCAGTCGGTCCCATGACGCAGCCGTGGCCGCCGTCGTCCAGGCGTCACAACTCTCCAGCAGCGTCGGCAACGAACAGAAGGTGGAAGTCTTCGTCAACCTCGCCCGGCGGCTCCAGTCACTGGTCCACCGGGAGATCCAACTCCTCGACGAGTTGGAGAACGAAGTCGAGGACCCCGAACTCCTCAAGGGCCTCTTCCACGTCGACCACCTCGCCACCCGCATCCGGCGCCACGCGGAGAACCTCGCCGTCCTCGGCGGAGCGATCTCCCGGCGCCAGTGGTCCCACCCGGTCACCATGACCGAGGTGCTCCGCTCCGCGATCGCCGAAGTCGAGCACTACCCGCGGGTCAAGCTCGTCCCACCGATCGACGGCACCATGCGCGGCCACGCGGTCGCCGATGTGATCCACCTGGTGGCCGAACTGGTGGAGAACGCCACGGTCTTCTCCGCCCCGCACACCCAGGTGCTCC
Coding sequences within:
- a CDS encoding sensor histidine kinase, translated to MSPQRAPTTRSDGRESGRHGRSSTRSAPAQRRSRPLPLPPESHIRPRLLRTAVLPALVAALSGATAVTYTVHSAAPRPTPALWAVLTGTAALAIAAVAVAALGADRMAASVLGRCAHLRRSIERGQEDLRQVVERLRRGERPPAARAPQPRTLRGDEFDLVTRDLSRSHDAAVAAVVQASQLSSSVGNEQKVEVFVNLARRLQSLVHREIQLLDELENEVEDPELLKGLFHVDHLATRIRRHAENLAVLGGAISRRQWSHPVTMTEVLRSAIAEVEHYPRVKLVPPIDGTMRGHAVADVIHLVAELVENATVFSAPHTQVLLRAQHVTAGLAVEVEDRGLGMPTEEQDKMNALLADPDQVNVAHLLQDGRIGLFVVSALARRHGIAVRLQSNIYGGIQATIVLPQGLLGTEPGGLQQSDPVSGRTRRRRKPPTTITTSPPSIPDRPQTAPKPVQQQAPQLRPLPQQTPRSDAHPPPVAAVPRTPEPPRPQQPAHSSPALAPLPVRAEHVDRPNPAAARPGANYTTRKAAAPVADRSATITSAPTGVVRGTMGRPQLPKRRSQEHIAPQLKMGPPPRKEDEAALHDPGLMAAFQRGIGLAEAQPLKADLDPGTAAPTTTTQRHDNTSKE